In Blautia wexlerae DSM 19850, a single window of DNA contains:
- a CDS encoding type II toxin-antitoxin system HicA family toxin: MSKWDKLITRICNLSKDLRFDELRKVLESYGYEMNVPRSGSSHYTFRKSGCMPITIPKHEPIKKVYVEMVREIVESEAKNHEDAE; encoded by the coding sequence ATGTCAAAATGGGATAAACTGATAACACGTATATGTAATTTATCAAAAGATCTTCGATTTGATGAATTGCGAAAAGTATTGGAAAGTTATGGATATGAAATGAATGTTCCGAGAAGTGGAAGCAGTCATTATACATTTAGAAAGTCTGGATGTATGCCTATTACAATACCAAAACATGAGCCGATAAAGAAAGTATATGTAGAAATGGTAAGGGAAATAGTAGAAAGTGAGGCGAAGAATCATGAAGACGCTGAATGA
- a CDS encoding type II toxin-antitoxin system HicB family antitoxin: protein MKTLNDYMSMSYRMEVVEDKTEGGFVVSYPDLPGCITCGETVESAISNALDAKKAWLEAALEEGVEIHEPDSLEDYSGQFKLRIPRSLHRLLAEHSQREGISMNQYCVYLLSRNDAVFSK, encoded by the coding sequence ATGAAGACGCTGAATGATTATATGTCAATGTCCTATCGTATGGAAGTTGTAGAAGATAAAACCGAAGGAGGATTCGTAGTTTCGTATCCGGATCTCCCTGGTTGCATTACCTGCGGAGAAACAGTGGAAAGTGCAATTTCAAATGCCCTGGATGCAAAAAAAGCATGGCTTGAAGCTGCATTAGAAGAAGGAGTAGAAATCCATGAGCCGGATAGCCTTGAAGATTATTCCGGACAGTTTAAACTGAGAATTCCAAGAAGCCTGCATAGACTACTGGCAGAACATTCTCAGAGAGAGGGAATCAGTATGAATCAGTATTGCGTATATCTTCTTTCAAGGAATGATGCGGTATTCTCAAAATAG
- a CDS encoding ANTAR domain-containing response regulator, producing the protein MSSSIVIALPKIEDAKKIRTILNRHGLTVASVCSSVSNALASISELDSGVLICGYKLTDAYYKDALDNLPQYFEMLLLASQRIIDEAPNSVSTVQMPMKASVLIDTVNDMLYHLERRIKKEKKKPKPRSEKEQNYISNAKRLLMEKNQMTEDEAYRHIQKCSMDSGTNMVETAQMLLMLMYDEI; encoded by the coding sequence ATGAGCAGCAGCATTGTGATTGCGTTACCGAAAATTGAAGACGCAAAGAAAATCCGCACAATACTTAACAGACATGGGCTCACAGTAGCCTCTGTCTGCAGCTCTGTCTCTAATGCGCTGGCCAGTATCTCAGAGCTTGACAGTGGTGTTCTGATATGTGGGTATAAGCTGACAGATGCCTATTATAAAGACGCTCTCGATAACCTGCCACAGTATTTTGAAATGTTGCTTCTGGCTTCTCAGCGTATTATAGATGAAGCACCGAATTCCGTCAGCACTGTACAGATGCCGATGAAAGCAAGCGTACTGATAGATACGGTCAATGACATGCTCTATCATCTGGAACGCCGGATCAAAAAAGAAAAAAAGAAACCAAAGCCCAGATCAGAAAAAGAACAGAATTATATCTCGAATGCTAAACGTCTTCTGATGGAAAAAAACCAGATGACAGAAGACGAAGCGTACAGACATATTCAGAAATGCAGCATGGATTCAGGAACCAACATGGTAGAAACTGCACAGATGTTACTCATGCTGATGTATGATGAAATCTGA
- the aspS gene encoding aspartate--tRNA(Asn) ligase: protein MEFMDGTWKKEINTWEELVGNNLLNQEAVIEGAVHSIRNMGDVAFIILRRREGLFQTVYENEMANVSIHELKEAMTIRVKGILHEEERAPHGRELRIRHIDILSTPAEPLPMAIDKWKLNTSLEAKLNYRPISLRNIQERSKFKIQEALTKAFRDYLYGQGFTEIHTPKIGARGAEGGANLFKFSYFHKPAVLAQSPQFYKQMMVGVFDRVFETGPVFRAEKHNTKRHLNEYTSLDFEMGYIDSFEEIMAMETGFLQYAMNLLKTEYAKEVQILKLEIPDVSKIPAVRFDVAKELVSQKYNRKIRNPFDLEPEEEALIGQYFKEEYGSDFVFVTHYPSKKRPFYAMDDPEDARFTLSFDLLFKGLEITTGGQRIHDYNMLVQKIEDRGMTQEGMEQYLDTFKHGMPPHGGLGIGLERLTMQLIGEENVRETCLFPRDMNRLEP from the coding sequence ATGGAATTTATGGATGGAACATGGAAAAAAGAAATCAATACCTGGGAGGAACTCGTAGGTAATAATCTCCTGAACCAGGAAGCCGTAATCGAAGGCGCTGTTCACAGCATCCGTAATATGGGTGATGTGGCATTTATCATTCTTAGAAGAAGGGAAGGCTTATTCCAGACAGTCTATGAAAATGAAATGGCAAATGTTTCCATTCATGAATTGAAGGAAGCAATGACGATCAGGGTGAAAGGAATCCTGCATGAAGAGGAGAGAGCACCCCACGGAAGAGAGCTTCGTATTCGTCATATTGATATTTTATCAACACCGGCAGAGCCACTTCCAATGGCAATCGACAAATGGAAACTGAACACTTCCCTGGAAGCAAAATTAAACTACAGACCGATTTCCCTGAGAAATATTCAGGAGCGTTCCAAATTTAAAATTCAGGAGGCACTGACAAAAGCATTCCGTGATTATCTTTACGGACAGGGATTCACAGAAATCCATACTCCGAAGATCGGAGCCAGAGGAGCAGAGGGTGGGGCAAACCTTTTCAAATTTAGCTACTTCCACAAACCTGCAGTACTTGCGCAGAGCCCACAGTTCTACAAGCAGATGATGGTTGGCGTATTTGACAGAGTATTTGAGACAGGCCCTGTATTCCGGGCTGAGAAACATAATACAAAACGTCATTTAAATGAATACACCAGTCTGGACTTCGAGATGGGATATATTGACAGCTTCGAAGAAATTATGGCAATGGAAACAGGATTCCTCCAGTATGCCATGAACCTTCTGAAAACAGAATATGCAAAAGAAGTACAGATTTTGAAGCTTGAGATCCCGGATGTATCCAAAATCCCGGCAGTCCGTTTCGATGTAGCCAAGGAACTGGTATCACAGAAATATAACCGTAAGATCAGAAATCCATTCGATCTGGAGCCGGAAGAAGAAGCATTGATCGGACAGTATTTCAAAGAAGAATATGGCTCAGATTTCGTATTTGTCACACATTATCCGTCAAAGAAACGTCCATTCTATGCAATGGATGATCCGGAAGACGCAAGATTTACCTTAAGCTTTGACCTGTTATTCAAAGGCCTTGAGATCACAACAGGCGGACAGCGTATCCATGATTACAACATGCTGGTACAGAAAATTGAAGACAGAGGTATGACGCAGGAAGGCATGGAACAGTATCTGGATACCTTCAAACATGGTATGCCGCCTCACGGTGGACTGGGAATCGGTCTGGAACGTCTGACCATGCAGCTTATCGGTGAAGAGAATGTTCGTGAAACCTGTCTCTTCCCGCGAGATATGAACCGTCTGGAACCGTAA
- the gatC gene encoding Asp-tRNA(Asn)/Glu-tRNA(Gln) amidotransferase subunit GatC, producing the protein MAKIIDDETMENVCILAKLSLSEEEKEKAKAEMQKMLDYVEKLDELDTSEVEPMSHIFQDENVFREDVVTNGDNKEAMLANAPKAKEGQYQVPKTIG; encoded by the coding sequence ATGGCAAAGATCATAGATGATGAAACAATGGAAAACGTCTGCATCCTCGCTAAACTTTCCCTCTCGGAAGAAGAAAAGGAAAAAGCCAAAGCCGAAATGCAGAAAATGCTTGATTATGTAGAGAAACTGGATGAACTGGATACATCGGAAGTAGAGCCTATGTCCCATATTTTCCAGGACGAAAACGTATTTCGTGAGGACGTTGTCACAAACGGAGACAACAAAGAAGCAATGCTGGCAAATGCACCGAAAGCAAAAGAAGGACAGTATCAGGTTCCGAAAACCATAGGATAG
- a CDS encoding glutamine synthetase family protein has product MGNYTREEILQMAEEEDVEFIRLQFTDMFGTLKNIAITARELPRALDNRCIVDGSFIAGIAGESEPDMYLRPDLDTFAILPWRPQQGKVARLLCDIYCPDGTPHERSPRYILKKTAREAKKEGYTCLVDPECEFFLFHTDDNGVPTTVTHEKAGYLDVSPVDLGENARRDIVLNLEDMGIEVESSHHETAPAQHEVDFKYGEVRTIADRIMSFKMTVRTIAKRHGLHATFMPKPRAEVNGSGMHIHFSLFKDGRNVFVNPGNPQELSEEAYYFVGGLLAHSKEMALITNPIVNSYKRLVPGYEAPTELTWTKNNQNSLVRIPGSRGMETRIELRSPDAAANPYLVFAVCLAAGLDGINKKIYPTKSSSRELSETDQKTMKIENLPGNLNEAIDYFEQSDWIKEVLGTEFCKEYAAAKKKEWLRYTREISAWEIEEYLYRI; this is encoded by the coding sequence ATGGGGAATTATACCAGAGAAGAAATATTACAGATGGCTGAGGAGGAAGACGTGGAATTTATCCGTCTCCAGTTCACAGATATGTTCGGAACGCTGAAAAACATCGCCATAACTGCCCGGGAACTTCCCCGCGCACTGGATAACCGATGTATCGTAGATGGTTCCTTTATCGCAGGAATCGCAGGAGAATCCGAACCGGATATGTACTTAAGACCGGATCTTGACACCTTTGCAATTCTCCCATGGAGACCACAGCAGGGCAAAGTTGCCAGACTGTTATGCGATATCTATTGTCCGGACGGAACCCCTCATGAGAGAAGTCCGAGATATATCCTGAAGAAAACCGCCCGGGAGGCAAAGAAGGAGGGATACACCTGTCTGGTAGATCCGGAATGTGAGTTTTTCCTTTTTCATACAGATGATAACGGAGTTCCGACTACTGTAACACATGAAAAGGCCGGATATCTGGATGTCAGTCCTGTGGATCTGGGTGAAAACGCAAGACGTGATATTGTATTAAATCTGGAAGACATGGGGATTGAGGTAGAATCTTCTCACCATGAAACTGCTCCTGCACAGCACGAAGTAGATTTCAAATACGGTGAAGTCCGTACGATTGCAGACCGGATCATGTCATTTAAGATGACGGTCCGTACCATTGCCAAACGCCATGGACTTCATGCGACGTTTATGCCGAAACCAAGGGCAGAAGTAAACGGCTCCGGAATGCACATTCATTTCTCCTTATTTAAAGATGGAAGAAATGTATTCGTCAATCCGGGAAATCCACAGGAATTAAGCGAAGAAGCTTATTACTTCGTAGGAGGTCTTCTGGCTCACAGCAAAGAGATGGCACTGATCACCAATCCTATCGTAAATTCCTACAAACGTCTGGTTCCGGGCTATGAAGCACCGACAGAACTGACATGGACAAAGAACAACCAGAATTCACTGGTAAGAATTCCGGGATCCAGAGGTATGGAGACAAGGATCGAACTGAGAAGTCCGGATGCAGCAGCAAATCCGTATCTGGTATTTGCAGTATGTCTGGCAGCAGGACTGGATGGAATCAATAAGAAGATTTATCCGACTAAGTCCTCCAGCAGAGAGTTATCCGAAACAGATCAGAAAACAATGAAGATTGAAAATCTTCCGGGAAATTTGAACGAAGCAATTGATTACTTCGAACAGAGTGACTGGATCAAAGAAGTACTTGGAACAGAATTTTGTAAAGAATACGCAGCAGCCAAGAAAAAAGAATGGCTTCGCTATACAAGAGAAATTTCAGCCTGGGAAATCGAGGAATACTTATACAGAATTTAA